Genomic segment of Myxococcus stipitatus:
CGCGGGGGTCGTGACGCGGGGCGCGGGCTTCAACAACGTGGCCCTGTCCGTGGCCATGGTGCCGGCCGATGACCCCACCGCGCGCACCATGGTGCGCACCTTCCGCGTGGACTCCGTGCGCTATCCGGTGGGGGGCATCAAGTCCCCCGCGGATGGCGTCGTCCGTGTGACTCCCGAGGACTTCATCGACGGCTGCCCCGGCCGCCCCGATGCGGTGCCTCCGACGCCGTGAGAATCGACGCCGCCATGAAGACCCAAGTCCAACTGCTGTCGCTCGCACTGCTCGCCCTCACCGCCTGCTCCTCCGGAGGCGGTGGCAACGAAGACGCGGGCACCTCCACGGTGACGGATGTCTGCAACAGCCGCGAGGAGGCGCTGACGCTGCCCGAGTGTGAGCTCAAGCCCGGAGAGCCCCTGGAGCGCTTCCTGGTGCGCGAGGGTGAGACGCGCGAGGGAGACCAGGACTGGTACCGCATCGTCCTGCCCGCCAACACCAGCGCGCGCACGCTGCTCAACGTGAATGGCGTCTACCTGGCCGCGAGCACCGCCGTGCAGCTCTCCGTGTCCGTGCTGGAGCCGCTGGCCGCGGGCGGAGAGACGTCGCTGGCGAAGAAGGACGACAAGCACGGCCAGGGCGCGCCCAAGCCGGTGGACATGGTGATTCCGCTGCGCGACGACCTGAAGGGCAAGACGCTGCTGGTGCTGGTCCAGGACGCGCCGCAGGTCGCCTCGCAGCCCAAGTTCGATGCGCGCAATCCCTACCGGCTGACGATGAACGTCCTGGAGGACAAGGACACCAACGAGCCCAACGACGCGCTGGCCGCGGCCACGCCGGTGGTGCTGTCGGGGGCGGCGGGGGCTCGGGCGGGGACGGCGTCGGGCTACCTGTCCACGGACAACGACGTGGACCGCTTCACCTTCGACCTGGCGGTGGGTGAGGTGGCGTACGTGAACATCACCGCGCCCGACCAGGGCGCCGTGCCCAACTGGCGCCTGTCCTACAAGCTGCTGCGCCCCGGTTTCCTCACCAAGGAGGAGAAGGAGGACGAGGGCGAGGTGCTCCCCGCGGTGCGGCCCGGCGTGCTGGCGACGGCGCGCAAGGTGAAGCACGCGGGGAAGTGGATGCTGGTGGTGCAGGGCTACCGGGGCCGCACCGGGGCGGACGTGGCCCAGGGCGACGTGAGCCAGGGCTACACCGTGGACATCCGCTCCCTGTCGGAGCAGGACCCCAACGACAGCAAGGCGCAGCCGAACGACTCGGTGAGCTTCCCGGAGCAGCGGGGCCTGGCGTCCGCGTCTCCCGCGTCCTCCACGTCCTTCAAGGGCCGGCTGGGCCACATGGGTGACCAGGACTGGTACGCGGTGAATCTGCCGTCCTCCAACGTGCCCACGCGGCTGCGCTACAAGATGACGCCGCTGGCGACGGGGGGCCGCTACCCGCCCTTGCCCGGCAACCCGGACCGGCAGGTGGTGGTGGTCACCGCGGTGACGACGGGCGCGAACCTGGACGAGTGGCGCACCAACTGCGTCAGCAAGCCCGAGGTGTGCCCCAAGGGCTACTCGGAGAACCCGGACATCGTCTCGCTGGTGGAGGGCTTCTGCCTGGGCCGGGAGCAGCCCACGTCCCTGTGCCTGCACTCGCTGCGCGAGGAGACGGTGGCCAACCCCCTCTTCACGAACCTGGGCAACTTCCAGGGCCTGCTGCCCGTGCCGCCCCATGGCGCGCCGGTGACGTACTTCTTCAACGTCCAGACGGACGGCACCAAGTGGGCGGACGACAAGGACTACCAGCTGGACGTGACGTGGGAGGCGGAGGACGCGGACGAGGTCAGCCGCTATGGCGGGCTGGAGACGGAGCAGCCGGTGAGCCGGCCGATGGCGAGCACGACGGCGCACCCGGCGCCGCCGGACACCGCGGAGTACTCCGTGTCGGGCAAGCTGTCCCATGGCTACGGCCGTCTGCGCAACGGGCAGGACCGCGTCAACGGCTTCGGCGTGCGCGGCCCCACGGACTACGACGCGGTGCCCTCCGACGTGGACTCCTACCTGTTCACGCTGCCCTCCGTGGCCTCGCCCGAGGACCGGGCCTGGCTGGTGCAGTGGGAGATACAGAAGCAGCAGGATGGCGGGACGCCGCACGGCATCGCGCTGGACCTGACCTTCTGTGATGGCGACGCCACGGGCGCGGACGGAGGCGTGCAGGACGCGGGCATCCCGGGCTGCGCCGCGGTGCGAGTGGGCAGCCGCGGTCAAGCGCTGACGCTGGGCTACCGCTCGGATGCGCTGCGGGCCTGGCACACGCGGCCGGCGGACCCGCTGAGCAGCCTGCAGCCCCAGTACACGCTGGAGGAGCGGGCCAACTCCACCGTCGTCACCCTGGCGCCCTACGCGTGCGGCTGCCTGGAGCGTCGCTTCATGCGCGGCGGGAAGATGCGCGTGGAGGTGTCCGCGTCCGAGCGCCGTTCCTACGAGGACGTGAACTACACGCTGCGCACCGGCTACGGCGACTACCCCACCTCGTACTCGCGCGACGGTGGCGCCACGGTGTCGTGCCCGGGCTTGGACGACGCGGGGACGCCGACGGATGGCGGCGTGGCGGGGCCGACGGGAGGCTGTGCCTTCACCCGGCAGCCCTGAGCCGTCCGGCGGCGCCAGGCACCGACTCCGGATGTATGGCCATGCGGGGTCGGGCCTTCACGGATGTGTGGGATTGCGGTGAGGCCCTGAAACAAAAAGCGGCGCCCATGAAGGAGCGCCGCGAGTCGACCGCCGGGTGGTGTCTGGGAGAGGCTACTGGCGCGGAGGCTGGATGCCCTTGCCGTTGAGGGTGATGACCTTCTCGGCGAAGTTGGCCGCGTTGGAGCGGATGGTGAGGGTGCCCTGATAGGTCTTGGCCTCCGTCGGCCGGAAGCTCACCTGGACGAAGAACCGCTTCTTCGAGGCGACCTGGAAGGCTTCTCCCGGCGCGCGCTCCGTCCCGTCCTGGGAAATCTTCAGGGTGAAGACGTTCGGTCCGGAGTAGGAAACGTTGGAGACTTCCAGCGTATCCTCTCCCTGGTTTGACACCTGCACGGAGTTGAAGCCCGTGGTGCCCACGTACGTGCCGGAGTTGTGCTCGGTGTCGAAACCCATCTCGTCACGGTCCGAGATGAGCTGCGGGGCCTTGGGGAGTTCTTCGGGGCTCTCGCCGCAAGCGGCGAGCGAGAAGAAGAGAATAGGTAGCCACGGGGTGTGCAGTCGCATGGACGTTCACTCCTCGCTAGAGGGTCGATGATGATGAATGTTGTAACAGTGTTCTGTCGTTACGCCCAGTGCGCCGGCGTTTTCCTGCTCACGTTGTTCGCGGTGGGCTGTGGAGACACGCGCGACGACTTCATCGGTCCGCGTGTGAAGGATGCGTGTGATGAATCCTGGCCGGTGTGTGGTCGGGTGGCGGGCTGCATCCTGGGCGCGGAAGGCTATTCAGAGGGCCGCTTCCCGGGGCGAAGCCAGTTCATCGTCCAGGTGCCGGAGGCGTCTCACGTCAAGCTGAGCTTCTACATGGACGAGGTCACCGCCGCCGGCGAGGAGACGGTGGTCATCTTCCACGAGGAGGGCTGCCGGGCTCGCGCGCGCCAGGCAGTGGATGGACGCGCGGTGCTCGACTCGATGGAGAAGTTCAGCGTCTTCACTCGAGAGGCGGAGCTCACCGGCGTGGGAGACCACCTCATCGAGTTCGAGTCCGACATGCAGGCGCGTTACGCCGTGAAGGTGGACATCACGCCCCTGCGCAATCGCTAACCCCCCGAGGCGACGCCTTGCTTCAGCGCGCGGACCAGATGGCTTGCCACCCGGAAGCTGTTGGCGGTGATGGTGAGCGTGGAGGGCACGCTCCCGCCGGTGGGCATGAAGCTGCCGTCGACGACGTAGAGGTTGGGCACCTCGTGCGCGCGGCAATTCCTGTCCAGCACGGACGTGGCGGCGTCGTCGCCGAAGCGGCAGGTGCCGTGCTGGAGGATGGTCGTCTCGCCGGTGGTGCTGGTGCGCTTGAGCTCATCGGGCTCCAGCCGCATCAGCACCTCTTCGCCGCGCTCCACCAGGAAGCGCGTGGCGGCCAGGTCCATGGGGTGGCGGTCCACGGTGATGGCGGCCACGGGAATCCCATACTTGTCCTTCACGGAGTCCTCCACGCTCACGTAGCTGCCCGGCGTGGGGAGGTACTCGGCGTAGACCTCGAACTGGAGGATGCGCGAGTCGCGGTAGTCCCGCATCCGGTCCTTCAGCGCCTTGCCGAAGACGGCGGACGTGCCCTTGCCCGCCAGGCCCAGGGCCGCGTTGATGGGATTGGGGTGGGTCCACATGAAGCCCAGCGTGCCGCCCTTGCGGAAGCCGAAGCGCGCGTCGGGCATCAGGTAGAAGTCCTGGATGCTGCGATTGACGAAGGGGCTGGGGTCCTTCAGCCACGGCCGCTTCTCGGCCTGCTTCGACAGCCGGAAGGTGGCCTGGGCTTCACCGAACGAGCTGAAGGTGAGGTTCTTTCCCACCAGCCCGTTGTTGTTGGCGAGCCCCCGCGCGAAGCGGCTGGACGTCGAGTTGAGCAGCAGCCGCGCGCTCTCCACCGCCGTGCAGGACACGACGATGACCTTCGCGGGCTGCTCCTGGGTGACGCCGTCCGCGTCCACGTAGATGACGCTCTTCGCGCGGCCCTTGCGGTCCACCTCCACCGTGCGCGCCATGCAGCCGGGGCGCACCTGCACGTGGCCGGTGGCCACCGCCGCGGGGATGAGGCTGGCGTTGGTGCCGCTCTTCGCCCCCATCTCGCAGCCGTAGCTTCCGCACAGCGCGCAGTACGAGCACGGCGCGCGGCCCCGGTAGGGGCGGCTGATGATGCCTCGCGCCGTGGGCAGCGAGTGCCAGCCCATGGCCTGGCAGGTCTTGTCGATTTCCGCCGCCACCGGGTGCACGTCCAGCGGGGGCAGGGGATACGGGCCGCTGCGCGGCTCCGCGAAGGGGTGGGGCACGGCGTGGCCGGACACGCCCAGCTCCACCTCGGCCTTGTCATAGAAAGGCGCCAGGTCCTCGTAGGAGATGGGCCAGTCCTCCAGCGTGCTGCCGGGCACCGCGCCCAGCGTGGTGCGCAGCCGGAAGTCCATGGGCTTGAGCCGGTAGAAGAAGCCGCTCATGTGGACGGTGCCGCCGCCCACGCAGTTGGCGGTCCACGCCGCGGAGCTGCGCTCGTACTTGCCCTTGAAGCCCTGGCGCACCAGGTGCGGCTCCTCCCACGGCAGCGGCATGAAGAAGTTGCGGCGGCTGTTGAGGATTTCGTCGTGCACGAAGTCCTGGGGCCGGTAGTGCGGACCCTTCTCCAGGACGACGACCTTGAAGCCCGCGCGGCCCAGCTCCAGCGCCATGGGCGCGCCGCCGGCGCCGCTGCCAATGATGCAGATGTCGACCTCGGGCAGGCTCACTTGTGAACTCCGCACTCTCGCAAGCACTTCGGTCCGTCGTAGTTCTCCGGGGGCGCCATGGCGACGGTGCCCACGGTGTCGAAGCCCATCAGCCTCCAGCCCACCTTGCCCTTGTTGCCGCCGTAGGACGGGTCCCCGAGGAAGCCCTCCAGCGTGAGCACGGTGAGCAGCTCCACGAAGTGCGCCTCGCCGCTGCCGGGCTTGCTGTCCTTGAAGAGCGTGAGCAGCTCGTCCTGCTGCGCGGCGGTGATGCTGGAGAAGCCCTTCTGGAACATCCGCTGCGAGCGGTGCTCCAGCGCGGCGAGCCCCTCCAGGAAGTCGTCGCGGATGGGCTTCATCTCCGGTGTCGTGAGGATGCGGTCGATGTAGACCGGCACGTCGGCGTCGAGCGCGCCCGGGTCCTCGTCCTTCGGGAGGATGCGCTCGGCGGCGGCGGCGGCCACCGCGAACTCGAAGCGGGAGAAGGTGCGTGGCTCCGGTGCTCCGGGCGCGGTGCCCAGCGGGCCCGGGTCCTGCGTGGGCTTGGGTGCATCCTCGGAAGAAGAGCGCTTGCAGGCCATGGGCCCGAGCAGCACGACACTTCCACCCAGGAACGACAGCCGTTGGATGAACGAGCGCCGGGACAGTCGACGGCGAGGAGAACGCGCACGAGGCATAGGTGCGTGAGCGTAACCCAGCGCGCGAGGTTTCGCCGCGTGTGGCGTAGGATGAACGCAACGATGTGCACGGCCGAGAAAGCAAGGAGACGCAGATGAAACGACACGCCTGGGCACTGGGATTGGTGATGGCTTTGGGGTGCGGCAAGGACAAGCCTGACAACCCTGACGCGGGGAGTCCGGATGCGGGTCCGAACCCGACCGGCGGCAGCTTCACCAAGCTGGAGGTGGATGCCGACAAGAGCGAGTTCAATCCCATCTCGAACATCGCCATGGCCGTGGGGCCCAATGACCGCATCGGCATGGCGTACTTCGTGGACACGGGGACGGCGACGGGCAGCGAGACGAACTACGACTTGCGCTATCGCGAGTTCAACGGCGGCGTGCTGGGGCCCGCGGAGAAGGTTGTCACGGTGCAGCGCGTGTTCGGCGTGTCCGTGGCCTTCGGTCAGGATGGCCAGCCCGCGGTGACGTACCTGGGCGGTGGCCGGGACAGCTCCACGTACTGGCTCCAGAGCGATGTGGCCATCTCCTACCGCTCCTCGTCGGGGACGTGGACGCAGCAGATTGTCGCCACCCTCTCCAACGCGGCGGCCATCGGCAATCCCCTGGCCGACGCGGGCTTCCTCGTGGGGCTCAACTCCTCGCTCCTGTTCGTGGATGGCAAGGCGCTCATCGCGTACCGCGACGGCCACAACGCGAACTTCGAGGGCCAGGACTGGGCGGCGGCGGACCTGGAGGTCGCCAGCGGCGGACCCACGAGCTGGACGTTCCGGATGGCGGCCTTCTCCGGCGACGGGAAGGATGGCTTTGGCGGCCACCTCTCGATGATCATGGCCGGCGCGCAGCCGGCGCTCGTGCATGACCGCACGAAGAAGGGCGCCCAGGCGACGGGCGGCGGTGTCCTCTTCCAGCGCCGCAACGCGGATGGCCAGACGTGGTCTCGCCCCGTGGAAGTCGCGACGGAGTCCAGCATCGCCAACACCCAGCTCGGTCCCTCCATGGCGTACGACCCGCAGGAAGGCTTCGGCATCGCCGTGCAGAACCGCGGCTCCTCGCGAGGCGACGTGCTGCTGTACATGGATTGCCCCAGCCCCAACCTCACGAGCTGCACCACGACGGGCGAGTGGTCGACGCCGGACCCGGTCTTCGGCAACGGCACGGGGGGCTGGTATCCCTCGCTCGCGTTCGACCCCCAGCACCACGAGCCGTCCATCGCGCACTACTTCTGCTCGCGCGAGCCGGGCCGCAACGACACGAGCTGCAACCCGAACGAGGACAAGCTCGTCATCAGCACGCGCATCGGCGGCAACTGGCGTGAGACGGTGGTGGATGAGGAGGGCGGCTGGTCGCCCAAGCTGGCGTTCCTGTCCAACGGCAAGCGCGTCGTCCTCTACCGCACCCCGGTGGCCGCGCTCAGCAAGAAGGGCGTCCTGCACCTGGCGGTGGAGAAATGAGGAAGTCGGTCCGAGCCCTCGCGGCGCTGACGCTGGCGGGCCTGGTCTCGGGCGCCGGCATGATGGCGTGCAGCCGTCCGGACAACTCGCTGTCCGGCAGCGTGTCGGAGCTGTTCCCGCTGGAGGTGTCGCGCGTGGAGATTCTCCGCAACGCGGAGGCCCTCCAGGTGAGCTACTTCCGCAACAATGACCTGGACGTGGACCTGGTGGTGCGGCTCACCGTGTCCACGGAAGGGTTGGACCTGCGGCCCGGCGCGAAGGTGAACCTGGGCGGCACCACGCCCTCGGGCCTGGCGCGCGCCACCGTGGTGCACCTCAACGCCGGAGAGCCCGCGCGGGTGTTCGCGCCCGTGGAGAAGGGGGACCTGCAGCTGGAGTCCGGAGGTCAGCCCGGCCAGCACACGCGCGGCGACTTCTCCATGTCCTTCAAGAAGGGCGACGGCTACGGCGCGGGGCGCAGCCTGGAAGGGACGTTCTCCGCCGAGGCCCGGGACGCGGGCTTCGGGCCGGAGGAAGGCGAGCCCCTGGACGGCAGCGTCGTCGTCCCGTGACGACCTGACACACGCGGCGGCGCCCGGAGGTGCTCGGACGTCGCCGCGTCGTGTGGGGCGCTACCGCGCGGCGCAGGTGTTGAGCGCCAGCCCCTGGGACATCGTGGACTGGAGCACCGCGTGGCGCGCGAGCGCGGTGGCGCCGCCTTCCTCGTAGATGCGCCGAGCGAGCGCGATGGCCTCTCCGCCGTGCACTGTCTTCGTGAGCCCGGCCGCGTCCGTCACCGCGACGCCGCCGTCCGCCGTGCCCTCGGCGCGGACGATGGGAACCCCGGCGTCGTCGCGGACGACCATGCCGTTCTCCAGCGTCTCGACGTGGCGGACGACGGGCTCCTCGCCCTCGCGCTCGAGCACCAGCGTCATCACGCCCGTCTCCGGGTCTCGCGTCATCTTCAGCTCCTGGTTGGGGCCCAGGCGGACGATGCGCGTGTTGATGTCGGCGCTGCCCGTGCTCGACACGGGGTTCTTGCCGCTCCAGAACTCGATGCTGTTGATGACGAGCGCGTCGATGAACGTGCCCAGCTCATACACAGGCACGATGACGAGCACGAGGAACATCAGCCACTGCACGAACTTCTCGTCCGAGATGTTCTTGTTCCAGCTCCAGATTTTCTGGGTGAGTTTGAAACTGCCGAAGCACCCGGTCGCGTGCATCGAGATGAAACCAGCGCACAGCACGGCGAGCCAGGGAGACGGACGCTTCATCATGAACCCTCCTCGGGGGGATGGAAGGACTGCGAAGGCGGCCCCACCATGCCACGGAGGATTTCCCACGCACACCGTGTTTGTGTGCCTTTGTTGGTCCCCGTCACGCCCACGTCCCCGAGGTGCGAGGATGCACGCGTGACTTCTCTTCGCTTCCTCGTGCGGGCCAGTGCCCTGTGTCTCGTCTCCCTCGGCGCGGGGGGGCTCGCGGCGGAGCCTGGTGCCGCGGATGCGTCCGCGCCGAGTGCACGCCAGCGGACACCCGAGCCCCCGTCCGCGCTGGCCTGCCTGGCGAAGTGGTATCCGGTGCTGACACCCGTGAGCCTCGAGTCAGGCTGGGGCTTCGCCCTGCCCGGTGGGCGTGTCTTTCCTTTCGACGATGGAGAGGACAAGACCTTCGCGCGGAAGCTGGAGGCGCCGGACCTGGAGGACACGCTCTCCATTCCCTATCGCACCGGCCCCATCACACCCGTCACCCGCGAGGACGACGACCCGGGGCGCATCCGCTTCGAGCCGTTGTTCGAGGCCCTGTACGGCGCCTCGCGCGAGAAGGTGGACGTGGTGCCCTGGGTCTTCTTCGGGCAGACGCTGAAGGTGCACCGCAAGGTGCTGCCGGCCTTCCAGCGCGTCACGGCGCGGCTGGAGCCGTTGGTGGCGAAGGACGCCTCGCTGGGGGCCTTCCTTCGCGGCGCGGGCGGGACGTTCGCCTGGCGCACCATCGCGAACACGCAGCGCCGCAGCGCGCACTCCTACGGCGTCTCGCTGGACCTGAACACCGCGCGCTCTCACTACTGGGAATGGCAGCGGCCCAAGTCACCGGTGCGCTGGCGCAACGCCGTGCCCCAGGTGCTGGTGGACGCCTTCGAGGCGGAGGGCTTCATCTGGGGCGGGCGCTGGTACCACTACGACACGATGCACTTCGAGTACCGGCCGGAGCTGCTGGACCCGGCGTGTGCTCCGGCGCGGTGAGAGGGCTCAGTCGCTCTCGCTCTGCACGAGCCCGTACTTGTGCAGCAACGAGTAGAGGTGCTTGCGGTCCAGCTCGGCCTCGCGGGCGGCGCGGGCGATGTTGCCCTTGGCCCGGCCCAACAGGCGCGTGAGGTACTCGCGCTCGAAGGCGCGGATGAGCTCGTCCTTGCAGACCTTGAAAGGGCCGGTGAACTCGGCGGGGAGGAAGTCGCCGGCGGGGGCGGGGGGCTCGCGGGTGAACTCGCGCAGGAGCGCGTCCCCGGCCAGCTCCGGGATGTCCACCATGTGCCGCGCGCGCTCCAATGCATTGCGCAGCTCGCGCACGTTGCCCGGCCAGGTGTGGCCGGTGAACTGCTCGCGAATCTTCTCCGGCAGCCGCAGCCACAGGCCCTCGCCCGCGAAGGCGTCGACGAGGAGGGGGATGTCCTCCTTGCGGTCTCTCAGGGGCGGCAGGCTGACGGTGAAGACGGAGAGGCGGAAGTAGAGGTCCTCGCGGAAGCGGCCCGCCTGCGTCTCGGCCCAGAGGTCCTTCTTGCTGGCGACGACGATGCGCGCGTCGAAGGAGATGGCCGTGGACGCACCCAGCCTGCGGAACTCGCGGTCCTCGATGGCGCGCAGGAGCTTGGGCTGGAGGTCCAGCGCCAGGTCGTCGATTTCGTCGAGGAAGAGGGTGCCGCCGTTGGCGCGCTCCAGGCAGCCGATGCGCTGGCTGACGGCGCCGGTGAAGGCGCCCTTCTCGTGGCCGAACAGCTCGCTCTCGATGAGGGAGTCGGAGACGCTGGCGCAGTCGAAGACGACCAGCGGGCCGGGCGCACGCGGGCTGAGCTTGTGGATGGCCTTGGCGGCGGCGCCCTTGCCGGAGCCCGTCTCGCCCACCAGCAGCAGCGTGGAGTCGGTGGGGGCGATGCGCTGGAGCAGCGCGAAAATCTGCCGCATGGGCAGGCTGCGGCCCACCAGGTCTCCGAGCCGGTCCTCCACCAGCGGCTCCACCTGGACGGGCGCCAGCTGCGGACTGAAGCGCAGCCGCACGTCGCCCACCTCCAGCAGCGCGCCCGGACGCAGGTACGCCTCGCGCACCTGCGCGCCGTCCAGGAAGGTGCCGTTGGTGGAGCCCAGGTCCTGGACGAGGAAGCGGTCGCCCTGGCGGCGCACCATCAGGTGATTGCGGCTCACCGTCGGGTGGTCGATGACGACGTCGTTGTCGGGGGCCTTGCCCACGCGCAGCGCTTCGTTGGCGAGGGGAAAGACGGTGCCGGCGCGCTCGGTGTCCAGCAGGACGAGGTGGAACTGTTGCGCGGAGAGTCGCTCACCCTGGCCTCGTGCGTTGATGACTGTGTGCGAGGGGATGGGGGCTGGGGGGAGAGGGGACATGACCGGGTGGGGATTCTAGACGGCTTCTTGTCGACAGGTGATTTCCTGTCCGCCGGGAGCGCGCCCGCCCTCTGGGCGGCCGGGCATGTGGTTGGAGCCCCAGGGGAGCGTGATACGACGGACGCCACCTATGCGGACCCCTTCCTTGCTTCTGTTGCTGGCCTCTGCTTGCGCCACGGTTCCCAGGACTCCGGCTCCCGCGACCCCGTCGGCGGCGACCCCGCCGGCCCCCACGCGTGTCTGGAAGCAGCCTCGCGCGGTGGTGGTGCGCCACGCCACGGTGATGCCGGCCACGGGCCCCGCCATCGAGGACGGCGCGGTGGCCTGGGTGGACGGCAAGCTGACGGCGGTGGGGCGCAACGCGGACGTGGCGACCCCCCCGGGGGCGGAGGAGGTGGACGGTACCGGGCTGTACGTCACCCCGGGCATCATCGACGCGCACAGTCATCTGGGCGTGTACGCCAGCCCCGCCTCGTTCTCGAATGACGACGGCAACGAGGCCACCGCGCCGGTGACGGCCGAGGTCTCCGCGGAGCACTCCTTCTGGCCCCAGGACCCGGGGCTCCAGCGCGCCGCGGCGGGGGGCATCACCTCCCTGTTGGTGCTGCCCGGCAGTGCCAACCTGGTGGGTGGCCGGGGCTTTCCGGTGAAGTTGCACTTCGGCCGCTCGGCGGCGGAGATGCGGTTCCCGGGGGCCAAGGACTCCTTGAAGATGGCATGTGGTGAGAACCCGCGCCGCGTCTACGGGGTGGACCGCAAGACGGCGCCCTCCACCCGCATGGCCAACGTGGCCGGCTACCGGCAGGCCTTCGCCCAGGCCCGCGAGTACATGGCCAGGCAGGAGGAGTGGGCGAAGAAGCAGGAGAAGAGCCCGGACGAGGCGGGGCCCGCGCCGCTGCGCGACCTGAAGCTGGAGACGCTGGCGGAGGTGCTGCGCGGCAACATCCTGGTGCAGAACCACTGCTACCGCGCGGATGAGATGGAGGTGATGCTCCAGGTGGCGGCGGAGGCGGGCTACTCCATCCGCGCCTTCCACCACGCGCTGGAGGCGTACAAGGTCCGCGACAGCCTGGCCGCGAAGAACGTGGCCGTGGCGACGTGGGCGGACTGGTGGGGCTTCAAGCTGGAGGCGTGGGACGGCATCCCGGAGACCGCGGGGCTCGTCTCGCAGGCGGGCGGAAAGACG
This window contains:
- a CDS encoding GMC family oxidoreductase, yielding MSLPEVDICIIGSGAGGAPMALELGRAGFKVVVLEKGPHYRPQDFVHDEILNSRRNFFMPLPWEEPHLVRQGFKGKYERSSAAWTANCVGGGTVHMSGFFYRLKPMDFRLRTTLGAVPGSTLEDWPISYEDLAPFYDKAEVELGVSGHAVPHPFAEPRSGPYPLPPLDVHPVAAEIDKTCQAMGWHSLPTARGIISRPYRGRAPCSYCALCGSYGCEMGAKSGTNASLIPAAVATGHVQVRPGCMARTVEVDRKGRAKSVIYVDADGVTQEQPAKVIVVSCTAVESARLLLNSTSSRFARGLANNNGLVGKNLTFSSFGEAQATFRLSKQAEKRPWLKDPSPFVNRSIQDFYLMPDARFGFRKGGTLGFMWTHPNPINAALGLAGKGTSAVFGKALKDRMRDYRDSRILQFEVYAEYLPTPGSYVSVEDSVKDKYGIPVAAITVDRHPMDLAATRFLVERGEEVLMRLEPDELKRTSTTGETTILQHGTCRFGDDAATSVLDRNCRAHEVPNLYVVDGSFMPTGGSVPSTLTITANSFRVASHLVRALKQGVASGG
- a CDS encoding gluconate 2-dehydrogenase subunit 3 family protein yields the protein MPRARSPRRRLSRRSFIQRLSFLGGSVVLLGPMACKRSSSEDAPKPTQDPGPLGTAPGAPEPRTFSRFEFAVAAAAAERILPKDEDPGALDADVPVYIDRILTTPEMKPIRDDFLEGLAALEHRSQRMFQKGFSSITAAQQDELLTLFKDSKPGSGEAHFVELLTVLTLEGFLGDPSYGGNKGKVGWRLMGFDTVGTVAMAPPENYDGPKCLRECGVHK
- a CDS encoding DUF3332 domain-containing protein, whose product is MKRPSPWLAVLCAGFISMHATGCFGSFKLTQKIWSWNKNISDEKFVQWLMFLVLVIVPVYELGTFIDALVINSIEFWSGKNPVSSTGSADINTRIVRLGPNQELKMTRDPETGVMTLVLEREGEEPVVRHVETLENGMVVRDDAGVPIVRAEGTADGGVAVTDAAGLTKTVHGGEAIALARRIYEEGGATALARHAVLQSTMSQGLALNTCAAR
- a CDS encoding sigma 54-interacting transcriptional regulator, with the translated sequence MSPLPPAPIPSHTVINARGQGERLSAQQFHLVLLDTERAGTVFPLANEALRVGKAPDNDVVIDHPTVSRNHLMVRRQGDRFLVQDLGSTNGTFLDGAQVREAYLRPGALLEVGDVRLRFSPQLAPVQVEPLVEDRLGDLVGRSLPMRQIFALLQRIAPTDSTLLLVGETGSGKGAAAKAIHKLSPRAPGPLVVFDCASVSDSLIESELFGHEKGAFTGAVSQRIGCLERANGGTLFLDEIDDLALDLQPKLLRAIEDREFRRLGASTAISFDARIVVASKKDLWAETQAGRFREDLYFRLSVFTVSLPPLRDRKEDIPLLVDAFAGEGLWLRLPEKIREQFTGHTWPGNVRELRNALERARHMVDIPELAGDALLREFTREPPAPAGDFLPAEFTGPFKVCKDELIRAFEREYLTRLLGRAKGNIARAAREAELDRKHLYSLLHKYGLVQSESD
- a CDS encoding M15 family metallopeptidase — its product is MTSLRFLVRASALCLVSLGAGGLAAEPGAADASAPSARQRTPEPPSALACLAKWYPVLTPVSLESGWGFALPGGRVFPFDDGEDKTFARKLEAPDLEDTLSIPYRTGPITPVTREDDDPGRIRFEPLFEALYGASREKVDVVPWVFFGQTLKVHRKVLPAFQRVTARLEPLVAKDASLGAFLRGAGGTFAWRTIANTQRRSAHSYGVSLDLNTARSHYWEWQRPKSPVRWRNAVPQVLVDAFEAEGFIWGGRWYHYDTMHFEYRPELLDPACAPAR